One stretch of Paenibacillus sp. AN1007 DNA includes these proteins:
- a CDS encoding WYL domain-containing protein, translating to MHRIHWFDEQIRSGRFPNSGSLARQFEISRRQAQRDIEYMVNTLRAPLMYAAKYRGYCYEDQTFRLPHLYMTEEEQRVLKYLAHRYRHYDYDQSDAVKRVAHLLERFTMEEHLPDQQQFPVFAAQPRQLQWFELLTHAAADARKTHIYYKDHEGEHQITFCPVKITSQFNADYVVGYETDPLLQTAIRLESIVQLKALDEHFECSQDAWISSWEDALPVRKPFTAQIRFHEAQQSEQWQGYRIREQQGQICWIEFYDADVFLQHLYASEWEELISPGWLRRKLMKRTEEIAQRLSIQHQAEKE from the coding sequence ATGCATCGGATTCATTGGTTTGATGAACAGATTCGAAGCGGGCGTTTTCCGAACAGCGGCAGCCTTGCACGACAATTCGAAATTTCTCGGCGTCAGGCCCAGCGTGATATTGAATATATGGTGAATACGCTGCGTGCTCCCTTGATGTATGCAGCCAAGTACCGCGGGTATTGTTACGAGGATCAGACGTTCCGGCTGCCGCACTTATACATGACGGAGGAGGAGCAGCGTGTCCTGAAGTATCTGGCCCATCGTTATCGGCACTATGACTATGATCAATCGGATGCGGTGAAGCGGGTAGCGCATTTGCTGGAACGTTTTACGATGGAGGAGCATCTTCCTGATCAACAGCAGTTCCCGGTATTTGCGGCACAGCCGAGGCAGCTGCAGTGGTTTGAATTGTTGACTCATGCCGCAGCCGATGCCCGAAAGACACATATTTATTACAAGGATCACGAGGGAGAGCATCAGATCACCTTTTGTCCTGTGAAGATAACCTCTCAGTTTAATGCAGATTACGTCGTTGGTTATGAGACAGACCCGCTGCTGCAGACAGCAATACGGCTTGAGAGCATAGTTCAGCTGAAAGCGCTGGATGAACACTTTGAATGCAGTCAGGATGCATGGATCAGCAGTTGGGAAGATGCACTGCCTGTACGGAAACCGTTTACAGCACAGATTCGTTTTCATGAAGCGCAGCAATCAGAGCAGTGGCAGGGATATCGCATTCGGGAGCAGCAGGGACAGATTTGCTGGATCGAATTTTATGATGCGGACGTGTTCCTGCAGCATCTGTATGCTTCGGAATGGGAGGAGCTGATCTCTCCAGGATGGCTCAGACGCAAGCTTATGAAACGGACGGAAGAGATTGCGCAGCGGCTGAGCATACAGCATCAAGCAGAGAAAGAATAA
- a CDS encoding helix-turn-helix transcriptional regulator, whose amino-acid sequence MKILHHPQAADIELSSVLYALSDPTRLGIVEEAARSGEQPCSHFHARVVKSTMSHHIRTLREAGVIRVRIQGTQHFITLRSEDLEARFPGLLQSILQAAAQISADSSE is encoded by the coding sequence ATGAAAATTTTACATCATCCCCAGGCAGCCGATATCGAGCTTTCCTCCGTGCTGTATGCGCTCAGTGATCCGACCCGGCTGGGGATTGTAGAGGAAGCGGCGAGAAGCGGGGAACAGCCGTGCAGTCATTTTCATGCCCGTGTTGTGAAATCAACGATGTCGCACCATATCCGCACGTTACGGGAAGCGGGTGTGATTCGGGTCAGAATACAGGGTACACAGCATTTTATCACACTGCGATCGGAGGATCTGGAAGCACGTTTTCCAGGGCTTCTGCAGTCTATACTTCAAGCCGCGGCACAGATTAGCGCAGATTCATCAGAGTGA
- a CDS encoding DUF6138 family protein gives MTAALEQALEEIVQAIHEWFDEQAARTDLEQTIQRTKLQMGIFDDIFVLYKPGRTIVDSLDMGWDEGSLSTQTIRFTEELVRTEIQPRLVEVVQEKLAEWADTPLIDYRFTFRGKFPTRDGMLKLTLLEYINEEKRQQLLERIRTYTEQKLEKGVYPTKPLETNFLAKHLLDPVLFPSLDTAWIIRQYERIQTLNRERKDALAEHRHTIIYALTLWAERQFLPQYFDVQISDYRENEYTLKPGQKLGGLVKDISKDKEMDQDFDLAQAQDEASHPIDLLLYAAVMILRFEPSYSKPRGLKFLELAKQLGSKQADRMLTEGSGTYKPEDTYVKTELVECQANDVFARITIQIHQEGPGAYQQALTFIIRLLEQGFPKSYHIKLKSKVKQYLPIKGLAKSDTHRFFANALVYSELYPLLEQYARTAIQEFEFYADTEGEKNGMPGSYAVFGLGLADEQYFPLVHDYMEQVDDEHQMIQDKFIAAFVDKYGVSADSAPLLVQSLRRSTDGLKLKLLPEFEQEEKLDWLLEQVQQLEAYEVERVLYPIFGKVEKLTALARKAEGKRKELLLGLSEAAGK, from the coding sequence ATGACAGCAGCATTGGAACAAGCTTTGGAAGAGATAGTTCAAGCCATTCATGAATGGTTTGACGAGCAGGCGGCACGTACGGATTTAGAGCAGACGATCCAGCGAACGAAACTGCAGATGGGCATATTCGATGATATCTTTGTTTTGTACAAGCCGGGAAGAACGATTGTAGATAGCCTGGACATGGGATGGGATGAAGGCTCATTATCGACGCAGACGATCCGGTTTACAGAAGAACTGGTACGCACCGAGATCCAGCCAAGGCTGGTCGAGGTGGTTCAGGAGAAATTAGCCGAATGGGCTGATACACCGCTGATTGATTACCGGTTTACGTTTAGAGGCAAATTTCCTACGAGGGACGGGATGCTGAAGCTGACGCTGCTGGAATACATCAACGAAGAGAAAAGACAGCAGCTGCTGGAACGAATTCGTACGTATACGGAGCAAAAACTGGAGAAGGGCGTATACCCGACAAAGCCGCTTGAAACGAACTTTCTGGCAAAACATCTGCTTGATCCTGTGTTGTTTCCCTCTCTGGATACGGCATGGATCATCAGACAATATGAACGGATTCAAACGTTAAATCGGGAGCGGAAGGACGCTCTCGCCGAGCACCGTCATACGATCATTTATGCTTTGACATTATGGGCAGAACGGCAGTTTTTACCTCAGTATTTTGACGTTCAGATTTCAGATTATCGGGAAAATGAATACACGTTGAAGCCAGGCCAGAAGCTTGGCGGACTTGTTAAAGATATAAGTAAGGATAAGGAAATGGATCAGGATTTCGATCTGGCTCAGGCTCAGGATGAGGCTTCACACCCCATCGATCTGCTGCTCTATGCAGCGGTGATGATTCTGCGTTTCGAACCCAGTTACAGCAAGCCAAGGGGGCTCAAATTTCTGGAACTGGCCAAGCAGCTCGGTAGTAAGCAGGCAGATCGGATGTTGACCGAGGGAAGCGGTACATATAAGCCGGAAGATACTTATGTTAAAACGGAGCTGGTGGAATGCCAGGCCAATGATGTTTTTGCACGGATAACGATTCAGATACATCAGGAAGGACCGGGAGCATATCAACAGGCATTAACCTTTATTATTCGTTTGCTGGAGCAGGGATTCCCCAAAAGTTATCATATCAAATTGAAATCCAAAGTGAAGCAGTACCTCCCAATCAAAGGATTAGCCAAATCAGATACACACCGGTTTTTTGCCAATGCGCTGGTATATTCTGAGCTGTATCCTCTACTGGAGCAGTACGCACGAACGGCCATCCAGGAATTTGAGTTTTATGCCGATACCGAAGGGGAGAAAAACGGGATGCCTGGCAGTTATGCCGTCTTTGGGCTTGGACTTGCAGATGAACAGTATTTTCCTCTGGTTCACGATTATATGGAACAGGTCGATGATGAACATCAGATGATTCAGGACAAGTTTATTGCTGCTTTTGTCGATAAATATGGGGTATCAGCAGATTCAGCGCCGCTTCTCGTTCAGAGTTTGCGCCGTTCAACGGACGGACTGAAGCTCAAATTGCTGCCGGAGTTCGAGCAGGAAGAAAAGCTTGATTGGCTTCTTGAACAGGTTCAGCAGCTGGAAGCATATGAAGTAGAACGTGTGCTTTACCCGATTTTTGGCAAGGTGGAGAAACTGACAGCGCTGGCCCGTAAGGCGGAGGGGAAACGAAAAGAATTATTACTGGGGCTGTCAGAGGCCGCAGGCAAATAA
- a CDS encoding aspartyl-phosphate phosphatase Spo0E family protein has product MVRNPETLQECIENARQRLYQMANQYTSLQHPEVIRQSMVLDELINEYNDAKRFISRTNHHS; this is encoded by the coding sequence ATGGTACGGAACCCGGAAACCCTTCAGGAATGTATCGAAAACGCAAGGCAGAGACTTTACCAGATGGCAAACCAATATACGAGTCTGCAGCATCCGGAAGTCATTCGTCAGTCGATGGTGCTGGATGAATTAATTAATGAATATAACGATGCCAAACGCTTCATTTCACGAACGAACCATCATAGCTAG
- a CDS encoding MFS transporter, translated as MNNTAAASPMERTGIQEGLIVGLLGFTVVLVVMNTMMFNLALPQIAAAFKLTSVASSWIVTGYSIVFAISSITFSRLSDFVPIRTLFTTGLTLLGTASVLGFFSDHFILLLIARLVQAAGAASVPGLAIVLITRYIPNERRGKSMAVIMSASSLGLGLGPVLGGSITQFLGWHDLFIVTGLTLFLIPVFYRLLPREMPQKGSFDLLGAILLAIGTTGILLFLTSRQAVTLIVGVSALLLFWLRIRRAADPFVQPALFKDKKYMILSSLGIVSYINNFATLFLLPQVLAHLYGLTPAQSGLVIFPGALISMLLSNRIGRMIDRHGNTLLLKFAPWLLLAAAGLFALLADQSIYAIMVIYMLLSVGFSSLTTSVSNELSGNLSMDQVGAGMGLFQLSQFFSGAFSVAMTGVALTAMQNLPLSSAYGYIFGGMTVVGLASVIFSQIYLRMQSRKQILNKG; from the coding sequence ATGAATAACACCGCAGCTGCATCACCGATGGAACGGACAGGAATACAGGAAGGATTGATCGTTGGACTGCTGGGCTTTACCGTTGTACTTGTCGTAATGAATACGATGATGTTCAATCTGGCCCTGCCGCAAATTGCCGCTGCATTCAAGCTGACTTCCGTCGCTTCTTCCTGGATTGTTACAGGGTATTCCATTGTATTTGCGATTTCCTCAATTACGTTCTCCCGTTTATCCGATTTTGTGCCGATCCGCACCTTGTTTACCACTGGACTTACACTGCTTGGAACTGCCTCGGTATTGGGATTTTTCAGTGACCACTTTATTCTTCTGCTCATTGCCCGTCTCGTTCAAGCAGCAGGCGCAGCTTCGGTTCCGGGTCTTGCCATTGTACTGATTACCCGCTACATTCCGAATGAACGCCGGGGCAAATCAATGGCTGTCATCATGTCTGCCAGTTCGCTGGGTCTTGGACTTGGTCCGGTACTTGGCGGCAGCATCACACAGTTTTTAGGATGGCATGATCTGTTTATCGTTACAGGGTTAACGCTGTTTTTAATTCCAGTTTTCTACAGACTGCTGCCTCGGGAGATGCCGCAAAAGGGTTCTTTCGACCTGCTTGGCGCCATCCTGCTTGCGATCGGTACAACCGGTATTCTGTTATTCCTGACCTCCCGGCAGGCCGTAACACTGATCGTCGGGGTAAGCGCACTGCTGCTGTTCTGGTTACGCATTCGCCGCGCGGCCGATCCGTTTGTGCAGCCGGCACTGTTCAAAGACAAAAAATATATGATTCTCAGCTCGCTGGGCATCGTATCGTACATTAACAACTTCGCTACACTGTTCCTGCTGCCGCAAGTTTTGGCGCATCTCTATGGACTGACCCCTGCACAGTCAGGACTCGTCATTTTCCCGGGTGCACTCATATCTATGCTGCTGTCCAACCGGATCGGCCGCATGATTGACCGTCACGGCAATACGCTGCTCCTGAAATTCGCACCTTGGCTGCTGCTGGCTGCTGCCGGACTGTTCGCTTTGCTGGCAGACCAAAGCATCTACGCCATCATGGTTATATATATGCTGCTCAGCGTCGGGTTCTCTTCCTTGACGACCAGCGTATCCAACGAATTGTCGGGCAATCTGTCCATGGATCAGGTGGGCGCAGGTATGGGACTGTTCCAGCTCAGTCAATTTTTCAGCGGTGCATTCAGCGTTGCTATGACTGGCGTTGCTTTGACTGCCATGCAGAACCTGCCTTTGTCTTCGGCATACGGCTATATTTTCGGGGGCATGACTGTGGTCGGACTCGCATCCGTTATCTTTTCGCAAATTTATCTGAGAATGCAGTCACGAAAACAAATCCTGAACAAAGGATAG